DNA sequence from the Thermodesulfatator atlanticus DSM 21156 genome:
TACCACCTTCCAGGAACTTGTCTCGCCAGCGGTAAAACACCGACTGGGATATTTGATGTTCCCTGCAGATATCAGCTACGGACTTTTGGCCTTTTAGGCCTTCTAGAACTATGGCTAATTTTTCTTCTGGGGAAAACTGACGCTTTTTCATAGGACACCTCCCTTGGCAAACTATTTTAACTTAACTCTCCCTTTCTGAGGTGTCCGGATTTTTAAGGTAGCAGTATATAACCATACAGGACACCTTGTCGGCTAAAACATGCTCCCATTAATATAAATGGTTCTGATGGACTTTATTAGGCCGTTGATGCTCTAAAAAAGCGTAAAAAATTTGCCACAACATAACAAAGCAAGTTTTGATAAAATAGTCTCTAATTTCAGGCATGCGAGTTT
Encoded proteins:
- a CDS encoding IS3 family transposase: MKKRQFSPEEKLAIVLEGLKGQKSVADICREHQISQSVFYRWRDKFLEGGKNALAYGAPSQKEAHLRAEIEKLERIIGKQAIQIEVLKKT